Proteins encoded in a region of the Methanobrevibacter sp. genome:
- the hisC gene encoding histidinol-phosphate transaminase — protein MKARKIVDEMDSYVPGRSQDEIAQDFNLKKEDIIKLGSNENPWGPSPKAMEAIKQEIGSINRYPESQLGELVSEIAKYSGVDDSQVIIGGDGADEIIDVLAKTFIDNGDEFIVPLPSYMYYEYLLKQYGANPVYARWDVEKNELDVDSIYEAITEKTKMIFLCSPNNPNGTLIDQEVFIDIASKNPDILIVIDEAYFEYSEVTNKDLINEFNNIFIIRTFSKVLGLAGMRVGYGLACAEIIEYMHRIKPVFSLTRLSFAAALNTLRDTEYIENSIKKGIESRQFLYDEISKIDGLFVFPSKSNFMLINVKETGLTAAELALELMKKGIIVRDCTSFKGLDEYWIRISICTLEEDKKFIKILKEVLE, from the coding sequence ATGAAAGCAAGAAAAATTGTAGATGAAATGGATTCTTATGTTCCTGGAAGATCTCAAGATGAGATTGCTCAGGACTTCAATTTAAAAAAAGAAGATATTATTAAATTAGGATCCAACGAAAATCCATGGGGTCCATCTCCTAAAGCTATGGAAGCTATCAAACAGGAAATAGGTTCAATAAACAGATATCCTGAATCTCAATTAGGTGAACTCGTCTCTGAAATAGCTAAATATTCTGGAGTAGATGATTCCCAAGTGATTATTGGTGGAGATGGTGCTGATGAAATCATTGATGTTTTAGCAAAGACATTCATTGATAATGGTGATGAATTCATTGTCCCATTGCCTTCTTACATGTACTATGAGTACTTATTAAAACAATATGGTGCAAATCCGGTCTATGCAAGATGGGATGTTGAAAAAAACGAATTGGATGTTGATTCAATTTATGAGGCAATAACTGAAAAAACCAAAATGATTTTCTTGTGCAGCCCTAACAATCCTAATGGTACTTTAATTGATCAGGAAGTGTTCATTGACATCGCTTCTAAAAATCCTGATATATTGATTGTTATTGATGAAGCTTACTTTGAATACTCCGAAGTCACTAATAAGGATTTAATCAATGAATTCAATAATATTTTTATCATCCGTACATTCTCAAAAGTATTGGGTCTTGCAGGAATGAGGGTTGGTTACGGTCTTGCATGCGCTGAAATTATTGAATACATGCACAGAATAAAACCTGTTTTCTCATTAACAAGACTATCCTTTGCAGCTGCTTTAAATACTCTTAGAGATACTGAATATATTGAAAACTCAATTAAAAAAGGTATTGAATCAAGACAGTTCTTATATGATGAAATTTCAAAGATTGATGGACTTTTCGTATTCCCATCCAAATCTAATTTCATGTTGATTAACGTAAAGGAAACTGGTCTTACAGCAGCAGAGTTAGCTTTAGAACTTATGAAAAAAGGTATAATTGTAAGAGACTGTACATCATTTAAAGGATTGGATGAATATTGGATTAGAATCAGTATTTGTACTCTTGAAGAAGACAAAAAATTCATCAAAATCCTAAAAGAGGTTTTAGAATAA